In the genome of Paenibacillus pabuli, one region contains:
- a CDS encoding ABC transporter permease, with the protein MSFATTYFRILSSERLKMGKSPVWLLILLSPLIALLIGLLSTPSGQWNVLMGTMVFLHGLLLLPILTGVFTSFVCRFEHAGGGWKQMLVLPLTRTGVYAGKLTIVILLLAGTQLLLLGSILLAGTIQGMTDPIPWGFLTGKLLLGLFACLPLAALQMFVSLVWSSFAAPLALNFALTVPNILIVNSATYGPYYPWAQPMILMTPIEGGGFGAYNVPLGTMLAVVGGSAILFILIGVLYFRKKEI; encoded by the coding sequence ATGAGTTTTGCAACGACTTATTTTCGAATCCTATCCTCTGAGCGACTCAAAATGGGCAAATCACCTGTCTGGCTTCTGATTCTGCTTAGTCCGTTGATCGCACTGCTTATCGGGCTGCTATCCACACCATCAGGTCAATGGAATGTGCTTATGGGCACGATGGTCTTTCTACACGGTTTGTTATTGCTGCCCATCCTGACCGGCGTATTTACGTCTTTCGTCTGTCGTTTCGAGCATGCGGGGGGAGGCTGGAAGCAAATGCTGGTGCTTCCGCTTACCCGTACGGGCGTATATGCAGGCAAACTGACCATCGTGATTTTACTTCTGGCAGGCACACAATTGCTGCTGCTGGGGTCCATCCTGCTGGCAGGTACGATCCAGGGCATGACGGATCCCATCCCTTGGGGATTCCTTACGGGTAAGCTGCTGCTGGGGCTATTCGCTTGTTTGCCGCTCGCGGCTCTTCAAATGTTCGTTTCCTTGGTATGGAGCAGCTTTGCCGCACCGCTTGCATTGAACTTTGCGTTGACCGTACCGAACATTCTGATCGTGAATTCGGCCACCTATGGTCCATATTATCCTTGGGCGCAGCCCATGATTCTAATGACACCGATCGAAGGTGGAGGTTTCGGAGCGTACAATGTTCCACTTGGGACCATGCTGGCAGTAGTCGGGGGTAGTGCAATTCTTTTCATTTTAATCGGAGTTTTATATTTTAGAAAAAAAGAAATCTAA